GGATAAAATATATCTCTAAAATCCAGCTGAGATCTTCTTAAAAGTTTAAGAATTGTGGTTTCAATTAGTAATTTCCATGCTGTTTTTCTCTGCCATAGATTCCAAACAGTTAGAGCCAGAAGACCGCCAGGTCGTAAAGTCCTTTTTGCTTCTTTCAAAAATTGAAGGCGGAACTCAATTGATGGAATATGGTGTAAAACTGCGACACTATAGATTTTATCAAAACAATTATCGGGGAATGGTAAATTTAAGGCATCGGCTACCTGGAAATTCTTTTGTGGGTATTTTTCTTTGGCTATTTTAATTAATTTTTCTGAATTATCTATCCCAATATATTCTATGTCTTGATCTTCAAAAATCTGTAAAAGTCTGCCATTACCACAACCTAGGTCTAAAACCTTATCGCCTGGCGTTATATACTGAACTAACAGCTTTAATTCATCCCAAGCAAAAGAACGCGTCCTTGAAAAATCATCAGCAATTAAGCTATAATCTTCTTTAGTCTTATTTAAAATATATTTGGCATATTCTCTTTCCATTTATGAAGAAAAGTAAACTAGCCCCAAAGGACCGAGCACTCAACACTTTGAGTGCTCGGCCTACGAGGCAGGCAGTTAAAGAATTAATTAAAGCTCGAGTTAAAACTTTGGCCGATTTAGCTAAGGTGAAAAGAAAAATAGCTAAAAAATACAAAACATTCTGTCTGGCCAATGTTGAACTCTTGAAAGCATATCATAAATTACTGAAAGGCAAAAGGATAAAAGAGAATAAGATTTTAGAAGAATTACTGCGAATAAGAAGAGTGCGCTCTCTGTCCGGGATAGCGGTAATTTCTGTTTTAACCAAGCCTTATCCTTGCCCCGGCCATTGCCTTTATTGTCCTACCCAAGATGGCATTCCAAAGAGCTATTTGGACAATGAACCGGCTGTAATGAGGGCAATTTTGAATAAATTTGATCCTTATCTCCAGGTTAAAACACGGCTTAAATCCCTAAAATTAACCGGCCACCCAACAGATAAAATTGAATTAATAGTCATTGGAGGAACTTGGTCATATTTACCGAGAAAATATCAAGCCTGGTTCGTTAAAAGGTGCTTTGATGCTTGCAATAAATATGTTTCAAAAAATTTAGAAAGAGCTCAAAAAATAAACGAGAGGGCAAAACATAGAATCATCGGTATTACATTAGAAACTCGGCCAGACTATATCAATAAAAAAGAAATTGAAAGAATGAGGAAACTCGGAGCAACCAGGGTGGAAATGGGAGTTCAAAGTCTTTATGATAATGTTTTAAAAATAAATCAGCGGGACCATAAAGTAGAAACAGTTATTAAGGCAACTAAGCTTTTAAAAGACGCTGGTTTTAAGATCTGCTACCATATGATGCCAAATCTTCCTGGCTCGGATTTAAAAAAAGACAAAAAAATGTTTCAAGAATTATTTTCGAACCCTGATTTTCAGCCAGATCTTTTGAAAATTTATCCCTGTGTTGTCTTAAAAGAAGCTCAACTTTATAAGCTATGGCAAGTTGGGCAATATAAACCCTACAACATTCACCAATTAATAAAGCTTTTAAAAAATATTAAAAAGAGAATTCCATACTATTGTCGGATTCAAAGGCTAATTAGAGATATTCCTTCTCAAAGTATTATTGCGGGCTGTAAGACCTCTAATTTACGTCAGATCATCTTTAAAGATATGAAAAAAGAAGGCTGGAAATGCCGTTGTATAAGATGTAGAGAGATAAGAGAAGCATACGACCCAAAAACGAAACTTTATCTTTTTAGAAAAGATTATGATGCTTCCGGAGGAAAGGAGATTTTTTTAAGCTATGAAGAAAAAAACCGCAAAAAGCTTTATAGTCTTTTGCGGTTAAGAATTCCTTCCTGCGTTCCTCCTTCGTCAAAGACTACGGAAGGATACAGTAAAACTTCGGAGGGCAGGCCTTCTCAAAAACATTTTTTGCCGGTTTTACAAAATGCGGCCATTATCAGAGAAGTCCACACTTACGGCCAGCTTGTTCCGATTTCTGAAAGCAAAACCGCCCCTCAACACCGGGGCCTTGGCAAAAAGTTAATTAAAACAGCTGAAAAAATAGTTTACACTGAGTTTGGTCGAAGTGCTAAAAATGAATTTGGCTTTCGCCCCCACACCAAACGAAGACAGGACACCAAGATTAGTAAAATTAGTCCTCGTTATGGTGTGGTGGGGGTAAAAAAAATAGCAGTAATTTCTGGAGTAGGAGTAAGAAATTATTGGCGGAAATTAGGCTATCAATTAGAAAACGATTATATGGTAAAAAATCTATAATCTTTTAAGCTTTCTAAAGTCTCTTTCTAAAATTTTTCTGAACTTTAAGAATCTTATTCCTGCTGCCGGATGATAGACAATAAAATATTCTTTACCATCTTTTTGAAGCCATTTCCCGCGATAATCTTTCAGTTTTTTATTTTTAAAAAATATTGAAAAAGCAACTTCGCCAAACAAAATAAATTTTTGAGGATTAATAATGTGAATCTGCTCTTTTAAATAAGGCAGGCAGATTTGAATTTCTTTTTGAGTCGGCTTTCGATTTTTGGGCGGGAAGCATTTTACTGGCGAAGTTATGAAAACTTTTTCTCTCTCGATTTTTACTAACCTTAAGAGTTGGCTTAAAAGCTTACCCGCTCTTCCTATAAAAGGCCTTCCTGTCTTATTTTCTTCGGCTCCCGGAGCCTGACCAATTATCATAATTTTAGCATTTGCTGGACCTTCTCCCGGTACGGTGTTTCTCCTCGTTTTCCATAATAAACATTTTTTACAGTGAGAAATCTTTTTATGAAGTTTTTTTAGTTTGACTGTTTTCATCTTTAACTCTTTACTGTGATTAGTTCTTAAAAATTAAGTTTTTTATTTTCTTTTCTTCTGAACCTTGTTCCGTAATATCAATTTATATTTTACGGGACTCGGTGTCCGATAAGTTGATTTGCCTTTTTTAGCTTTTTTAGATGAATAATTTTTCATAGCCTCACCCCCCGACCCCCGTGTTAGACACCTTCGGTTTCTAACGTTTTCGCCCCTCGCTTCACTCGGAGCGAAGGCCTGTTTTTCCACCACGGGGTGAGTTAGTTAGTCTTTTTAAGGCATTGATTTTTTCTTTTGGGTTTACCTTGCTTCTTTTAATTCCTTTTTCCATGATTTCAAGGGTTCTATCGTAAATATCTCTCTCAATAAAATAGGGCGTGCCGTCTTTGCCGCCATGAGCAAAAGAATACCTGGCTGGATCATCATAAGAGGGTCTTGCCCCATAAATGATTTCAGCAACCAAAGAGAGGGCCCTTATGGTTCTTGGACCGACTCCTTTTATTGATAAAAGCTCTTCGAAACTTTGAGGATCTTGTTCTGTTGCAAGAAATATTGATTTTTTCAATCTTTTTAAATCAAATTTTTCCTGCAGTACCGGATGCCAATGAAATTCAATATTATTTAATTCCATCTCAGTAAAATTACTTAACCTTCTTTTCTTCATGAAAGAATTTGATTTACTTAAAACACTTTTAAGGTCTTTAAAGAATCTCTTTGGTTCTTCTTTGACCAGGCTGGCGCTAATTTTTCGATTCTCATCACTCTCTTTAGCTGTAAGATTCAGCGGCTTAACTTTGACATCAGAAATAATTCCAGAATGAGGTTCTTCAATAAAATTATACTCTGAGCCTGCTAAAGGATCTTTAATGTTAGAAGATAACCAATGGTAACGTCTGGCCCGAGAAAGCTGTTCTGACATCCCTTGTTGGACCACTGCCCACTGACCGGATTTTGTAAAGATTAAATTGTGGTGGTAAAGCTGGAAACCATCTTGAAGAGCAGTATTGTCTACTTTAGCTGACATTTTGGAAGCATACACTAATTCATCTATTTTCTCCAAAGGAAAGCCTAAAAACTCACCCCAATCCTGAATTTGCTCTGGAGTTTTTCTCGAAGTTTTTCCTTTACCACCACAGATAAAAAGGCCAAGCTCATTTTCTAACCCCCGAAGGCCCTCTTTTAAAGCTCCCATAGTAATTGTGGTTAAACCACTACTATTCCAATCAAAACCCAAAACACAGCCTAAGCTCTGGAACCAAACGGGATCAGACAGTCTTTTTAATAACTCTTCTGACCCGAATTCTTCAACAATGGCTAAGGCTATTCCCCGTCCTAACGTACGCATTCTTTCAAAAAGCCAAGGAGGACATCTTCCGTAATCCAATGGAACCGTGGCAATTCCTGTTCTCATGGTTCGATATACTCATTATGACCCCAAATTTATTGAAAGGTCATAATTTTATTGTATCAAAAAATCTGGTTCTTCAACCAGATTTTTAATTTGTTTTTTCTTTGTTCTCGGTGGATATGTTTAGAAACTTTTGATACAACTCATTTATTAATTCTTCCTGTTTTTTCAAACTTAAGACACTCCGGCGAATCCGGGCCTTTTCTCTGCGAATAAATTTCCTGAGACTTTTTGGAAGTTTTTTTTGTTTCATAAATAAAAAAGTGATTTAACAATGTAGCAATTTAACAATTTTTTATTCTCCTTTAATTACGGCTAAAGGTACAAGTCTGGCTACTTTTTTAGACAAACCTGCCCGATGAACCACCTCAACAACATTATCGATGTCCTTATAGGCCTGAGGGGCCTCTTCGGCAATACCCCTCAAACTCCAACATTTAATTAATATCCCCTTATTCTTTAATTCTTGAATTAACTGCTGAGGATTAACTCTTCTAACTGCCTCTCTTCGGGACATAGTTCTACCTGCGCCGTGGCAAGTACTAAACCAAGCTTCTTCCCCTTTCTGGGTTCCTACTAAAATGTAAGAGGCAGTACCCATAGAGCCTGGAATTATAACTGGTTGTCCGGTTTCTCGATATTTTTCTGGGATTTCTGGGTGGCCCGACGGAAAAGCTCTGGTTGCCCCTTTTCGATGAACACAAACCTCTATTTCTTTTTCATTAATCTTATATTTCTCAATTTTAGCAATATTATGAGCAACATCATATAAAACAGTTAAAGATAAAGCTTTTTCCCCTAAAACCGATTTCCAGGCCTTTCTAATATAATGAGTAATCATCTGACGATTAGCCCAGGCGTAATTTGCCCCGCAAGCCATAGCTGAAAAATATCTCTGGCCTTCGCTTGATTTCAAGGGACAGGCAGCCAGCTCGCGATCGGGAAGATCTATTTGATATTTGGGCATGGCTTGCATCATCAACCTGATATAATCTGTGGCTATCTGATGACCAAGACCCCTAGAACCTGTATGAATCATAATAACTACTTGGTCTTGAACTAAGCCGAAATCTTCAGATATTTTTCCATCAAAAATTTCATCAACTTTCTGAATTTCTAGAAAATGATTACCAGAGCCTAAGGTCCCCACTTGGTCTCTCCCTCGGTTCTTGGCCCTATCAGAAACCATTGAAGGATCGGCCTGTTGCAATTTCCCTTCGGTTTCACAATT
The genomic region above belongs to Candidatus Nealsonbacteria bacterium and contains:
- a CDS encoding class I SAM-dependent methyltransferase codes for the protein MEREYAKYILNKTKEDYSLIADDFSRTRSFAWDELKLLVQYITPGDKVLDLGCGNGRLLQIFEDQDIEYIGIDNSEKLIKIAKEKYPQKNFQVADALNLPFPDNCFDKIYSVAVLHHIPSIEFRLQFLKEAKRTLRPGGLLALTVWNLWQRKTAWKLLIETTILKLLRRSQLDFRDIFYPWKNSDKKIIAQRYFHFFTQKELKKLFKKVGFRIKEIGILERKNKKEKLTNIYLIAEKPWPRREISNEPHSIRI
- a CDS encoding RtcB family protein, which codes for MLQKKDFIKIHDYLWEIPKSFRSDMKVPARAYVSEKMLEESFKDRSLGQLVNIATLPGIVKYSMAMPDMHEGYGFPIGGIAATRLSDGVISPGGVGYDINCGMRLLKSDYSEKDIKPYLENLATEIQKEVPSGLGQGRQIKIDFSSLNKILEGGAQRLVEQGYGEKEDIENCETEGKLQQADPSMVSDRAKNRGRDQVGTLGSGNHFLEIQKVDEIFDGKISEDFGLVQDQVVIMIHTGSRGLGHQIATDYIRLMMQAMPKYQIDLPDRELAACPLKSSEGQRYFSAMACGANYAWANRQMITHYIRKAWKSVLGEKALSLTVLYDVAHNIAKIEKYKINEKEIEVCVHRKGATRAFPSGHPEIPEKYRETGQPVIIPGSMGTASYILVGTQKGEEAWFSTCHGAGRTMSRREAVRRVNPQQLIQELKNKGILIKCWSLRGIAEEAPQAYKDIDNVVEVVHRAGLSKKVARLVPLAVIKGE
- a CDS encoding DUF763 domain-containing protein, with amino-acid sequence MRTGIATVPLDYGRCPPWLFERMRTLGRGIALAIVEEFGSEELLKRLSDPVWFQSLGCVLGFDWNSSGLTTITMGALKEGLRGLENELGLFICGGKGKTSRKTPEQIQDWGEFLGFPLEKIDELVYASKMSAKVDNTALQDGFQLYHHNLIFTKSGQWAVVQQGMSEQLSRARRYHWLSSNIKDPLAGSEYNFIEEPHSGIISDVKVKPLNLTAKESDENRKISASLVKEEPKRFFKDLKSVLSKSNSFMKKRRLSNFTEMELNNIEFHWHPVLQEKFDLKRLKKSIFLATEQDPQSFEELLSIKGVGPRTIRALSLVAEIIYGARPSYDDPARYSFAHGGKDGTPYFIERDIYDRTLEIMEKGIKRSKVNPKEKINALKRLTNSPRGGKTGLRSE
- a CDS encoding tRNA uridine(34) 5-carboxymethylaminomethyl modification radical SAM/GNAT enzyme Elp3, which translates into the protein MKKSKLAPKDRALNTLSARPTRQAVKELIKARVKTLADLAKVKRKIAKKYKTFCLANVELLKAYHKLLKGKRIKENKILEELLRIRRVRSLSGIAVISVLTKPYPCPGHCLYCPTQDGIPKSYLDNEPAVMRAILNKFDPYLQVKTRLKSLKLTGHPTDKIELIVIGGTWSYLPRKYQAWFVKRCFDACNKYVSKNLERAQKINERAKHRIIGITLETRPDYINKKEIERMRKLGATRVEMGVQSLYDNVLKINQRDHKVETVIKATKLLKDAGFKICYHMMPNLPGSDLKKDKKMFQELFSNPDFQPDLLKIYPCVVLKEAQLYKLWQVGQYKPYNIHQLIKLLKNIKKRIPYYCRIQRLIRDIPSQSIIAGCKTSNLRQIIFKDMKKEGWKCRCIRCREIREAYDPKTKLYLFRKDYDASGGKEIFLSYEEKNRKKLYSLLRLRIPSCVPPSSKTTEGYSKTSEGRPSQKHFLPVLQNAAIIREVHTYGQLVPISESKTAPQHRGLGKKLIKTAEKIVYTEFGRSAKNEFGFRPHTKRRQDTKISKISPRYGVVGVKKIAVISGVGVRNYWRKLGYQLENDYMVKNL
- a CDS encoding uracil-DNA glycosylase, whose translation is MKTVKLKKLHKKISHCKKCLLWKTRRNTVPGEGPANAKIMIIGQAPGAEENKTGRPFIGRAGKLLSQLLRLVKIEREKVFITSPVKCFPPKNRKPTQKEIQICLPYLKEQIHIINPQKFILFGEVAFSIFFKNKKLKDYRGKWLQKDGKEYFIVYHPAAGIRFLKFRKILERDFRKLKRL